In Bacillota bacterium, a genomic segment contains:
- a CDS encoding CtsR family transcriptional regulator, translated as MARLSDIIEEFIKSMIDEMDGVIEIQRNELANYFNCVPSQINYVIDTRFTSERGYYVESRRGGGGHIKIKRVNFSTPSSYLMHIINSMGDDITQQSAEVFIKNFVDYDIISKREALLLKAATSDKALNLVPVNVRDNLRASILKNMLISLIV; from the coding sequence ATGGCAAGGTTAAGCGATATAATTGAAGAGTTTATAAAAAGTATGATAGATGAGATGGACGGGGTTATTGAAATACAAAGGAATGAGCTGGCAAACTATTTTAATTGTGTGCCCTCCCAAATAAACTATGTTATAGATACCAGATTTACGAGCGAAAGAGGATACTATGTTGAAAGCAGAAGGGGAGGCGGCGGGCATATAAAGATAAAAAGAGTGAATTTTTCGACCCCTTCCAGTTACCTTATGCATATAATTAATTCTATGGGAGACGATATTACACAGCAATCGGCAGAAGTTTTTATAAAGAATTTTGTTGATTATGATATTATATCAAAAAGGGAAGCTTTGCTTCTTAAGGCTGCGACCAGTGATAAAGCTTTGAACCTTGTTCCTGTAAATGTCAGGGATAATTTAAGGGCAAGTATACTAAAAAATATGCTTATTAGTTTGATAGTATAA